CGGTTGCTAGTAGGAGTTGGCAGTATACAATTAATCGAGATACGTGCGAGTTGGCAGGTATCCTATACAATTAATCGAGATACGCGCAACCTGCCCCatggttattaaaaaaaaagttgtagTTGGAAAAAAGTAAGAACATATTGAgaacttatttttagtttttacagCCAAACATCATATTtcgaataaagtaaaaaaagtgcATATTTCTGGTGGCCAAACAGGGCCAAAATCACAGAGaaaatacaaaagaagaaaaataatttagagagAGGTCAGAAAAAGGAATACCGGGATGATAAAAGGTGGAGTTGAAGGAACAAGGGAAATTTGTTGAGCCAATTGGAAGTCTATATCAATGTCTTCATCGTCGAAGTGACTGTTTGCGTGCCTGTATTAATTTTACAACTTTCTCAAAAAGGCTGAGAAATACAGATaatgaatcaaaaaaaaaaaaaaaaaaaagtgaagaagagAACAAAGTACCTTTCGAGTTCATGGGAGAGAACCGTGAGATTACAAATAGGACAAGCTGACAATTCCGCCATTATTCTGGAGAGAAACCAAaccttttctttctctcttctccttccctctttttcctctttttatattAACCTCTTCGCCCTATTAACGGGGCCCACTTTCATGTTTTCTTTCTTGATCacctatttttgaaaaaagaaattagtaGACGTCTGACCAAAATTGGGTTTAGTGATCGGACTGTCCAATCATGAAGGCGTGAAATTAAAGGATTGAAGGGGGGAAGGAAtttcttctcctttatttttgaattttatttgaaagtaACTTCCTCTTTAATTACATTCCAggcaaaataaattttaaattagtcAATCAAGTTAGAAAGTACTCTTCTCATAAATTACATCCATCCTCTTAAATTAGATCCTACATAAGataaattcaaattaatcaaTCAAGTATTATGTTCCTATTAGGAAGTATTTTCCTCTTAAATTGAATCCTATCCAAATTAATCAATCAAGTGTGAATGCTGAACATTGaatgaaaacaagaaaaacaagaaaatcaaaaccTCGAAGTCGAGCTTGCCATTAATATACTTTTTCAAAGATGGTTTACGTATTTATTTATATCAgtttaaagattataaaaaaaaaaaacattcaaagCCTGACATAACTGAAAATTTGTATTTCTTGGTTAGCGGGAAACCAAACCAAATTATCCCAAAGTTTAATCCACAAATATTAAACAATACTACTAGAATTACTACATTGGCACACGGCACACCTGTTTTTTTTTCCCCATTTTAAATTCTACTTCTATGTTACATTTCCCTATTTGTTAACTACCTATCATTCTATTTAAAAGTTTCATATTTAAACTAATGAATTTTCAGTATTGCTGTTAATAGTTTAAGCATCATTACGGCATAACATTTCCAAAATACCAGTCAGCCTCGACTTCTTTTTCTTCTAGTTGGATCTATTTCCAAATTACTTGTACTGCTATACCGGAGGATGATAATATTACAGCAAAAAATTCGATTACCGGGAACTTAGCATATTCTTTTAAGATTACTGCTACTTGTTTCTTCGATCTACCAATGTTTCCGAGAAGTGTCAAAATCAGGTAATATATCGACTATAATACTTGTCATTTCCCATCACCTATGTACAGCATCTGTTCAAGTTTTTCACTCATCTCACACAGTAAAGGAGTTTAACCAACCGTTTAGCAACAAGTGTATATTTACATCACACTTAAGTTTCACCCTCACTGCTTGAGTGGGTCGTGCTCTTGGGAAGTAACGTATCTTTCAATTGTGTGTAAGCTTTGAGCTCCTCCAAAGCATCCGATGCCTTCCTAGGAACATAGGACTGAGATGCAGTGCCTGCTTCTCCCTCTATTTCTGGCTTTACAGGATGTGTGGTGTAACAGGTAGAATCTTGACGCAGAGGGGGAGCAGTCCTCAGCATGTAAACAAGGGCGCCTACAGCAGCGTCTTGAGATTTTTTGGTTGTCGCAGATACTTGAGACGGGGCTTCTGAACCTTTTCTGGATTCAAGGGTCTCTCTGCATATCAAGAATAATACACACTTGTTGAGTTGAAAatctaagaaagaaagaaatgaagatAGAAGTGCACAACTATGACAAACTCAGTCTGTTGTCTGTCAGCAAAGGATGTAACATTTCAACCTCAACAGAAGTAGCACTTAAGGCAATCATGATCAAAATGGACAGGTCATACCAAACTACTGAAGGGGTATTTGAAAGCCAACTTGTACTGATTTCAAAATACTCAGCAATCAACAACATCGTATCGAGTGTAATCCCACGAGTGGGCACATACCTTAACCTACCCTTGTGGGAGAGGtcgtttccgatagaccctcggctcaaataAAGCATTAAAAGCAGGCATGAAAAAGGAATACGGCAGTGAAGAAGTAATGAtgaaaataatggagaaaagaATAGCAGCAGCAAATAATATGATAACCAAAGCAAAGAAAACCATacgaaataataaaaattgaagaattaGATTATATGAGAGTAAATAATTGTAATACCGATAAGGAAAACTAGACAATGCTTAGCAACGCTCTACTACCTACTAATCCTGGACCTCGTGTAATTCATATCTAGGGTCATGTACTCGTTAAGCTACAGGTGTGACATGCCTTGTCTAATCACTTCTCCCTAATACTTATTTCATATACCCCCTATCTCTCCCCGACCCACCAAGGTCAACCTCTCAAAGCATTTGTGCATCTATTCTTCACAAGCCCAAACCATCTTAGTCTCGTTTCCCTCATCTTGTCCATCACAAAAGCCACTCCCATTTTTCCTGAATTTCTTTATTCCGTATGCCCATacatccatctcaacatcctcatttctacAACTTCCATCTTTTGGACGTGCGAGCTTTGACCAATCAACACTTCACCCCATACAACTTGGTTGATCTAACAACCACTttataaaacttacctttaaatCTTGGTGGCACATTCTTATTACAAAAGACAAACGGATCCAAGCCCAGAGTAACATTATCGTCAATCTCCCAATTTCCTTGGATTAttgacccaagatacttgaaacgtTCTTTCTTGGGGATGACTTATGTATCGATCTTCACTTCAGCATATACTCGAAACTTCCATATCCCATGTTCCTTACCCCAAGTCAAATCTTACATGCTCAAGTTTTTAGCCCACTATTACTGCTTCTGACACTAAGACACAcacatgtatacatacatacacacacacacacaccaactGTTTCACGCTTTCAGCTTCCTTAAATCTCACCAGCTAACTTTCCTTGTATTTTTCAGCCTTTTCAACTCCTTGAAGTGGAAATACAGCCTGAAGTCCCCTAACTTTTACCAAGCCAATAACAAACCCAACCACAAAAATCTGTTCTTTCCAATCACCTAGAAGCTGCAACATCCACAGGCCAGGTAACCATGAAAAGTATAGGGAGcccaaatgaaatacataagtCCACAGTCAGCTCCTTTGAAGTCAAAAGATGAAAGCTTCCTTTTAATCCATCAACATCTTATGGTCAAGGCACCAAACAAAACTTTAAAATGTAAAAAGTAAAAAGGAGCTCTCGAGAAAAGAAAGTCATTGGCAACAAAGTATAACACAAACTGTCGGCAACCTGACTTACACTAGGGTGACGGAGCATTGTGTCAATACAGTTGTATAGAAGCAACCTTACTCGCACCTTGATTGTTCCATCCAGTATCTGCTACTTCCAACAAACACAAGTACTGGGTAACTCTGCTAACCAAGGTTCAAGCAGATGGAAAAAAATCACCTGGCGTTTTGCGTCCCTTGGGATTTGAACCAGGGTCTCCAAGGTTTTCCCCCCATTTCATTAACCATTAGGCCACACCTTTAGGTGAGGGATAAAGGGGCATGTTACTAATTAGTTTGAGGAACACCCTTGGCTATTCCTTATCAGAACAAATTTGTCCGAATAGCACCAACGgaaaaaatctactttaaataTGTATTGACAgttccaaccaaaagaaaatatcaaatacCAAAGAAAGTGGTGTGCTCGCAATTCTATCTCATAATTATTAAAGCTCTACAGTCTAAGGCTCTTTTCTAGTCCCTAGTTGAAAACCCAGTCTCTTAAGTCAACCGTCTTTGTCCAAATGCAATCCAGCACCagctaaacaaaaaaaatgaaaaacaggACTTACTTGGGATGAGAAACATCCAAATAATtagtcaaaacaaaaataaaggacATCAGAAACAAAGTgggttgttttttctttcttttttctccaaGGAGAGAAAGAAAGTGGGTAATGATAAAGAAAAACTGATGCAAATATGAGCTTtcctaaaaatcaaattttcCCTAGAGGACACTTACTAAGAAAACGAAATAGAAGTGTCCAAGCGGGCAAATAGGATTCCCCAAGTTTTTGGTTGATAAACTAGAGTATGATTCCTCAATAGAATTAGCTAAATAAAGGTTTTTCCAAGCAAATCATAGGCTTCTACGAATCAGATGTGCCCTGAGGTGCAAATGATATCACCAATACAGTTGACTACATAAAATTTAGCTCTACAATGCATCAGTAAGCACTACATGCATATTTACAACACTGGCTCGCATATTGCACATCAGGTAAGTACAAGCATTCTAACACTCGAAATGGCTAAATTAGGACTCATAGTAACCAACATTCTCCCTTTTTTCATAGAACTAAAAATGTAAAATTGCGCAAACTTGATAGAACAATATATTGTTCTTTTCTCTTTGTTTAATATGTAGCAAAAGTTCAATATTTGACGAAGACGAATTTAGAGATATAGCGTTTGTAAGAAGATGAATACTTCTAACGATACAGTACACTGAAGTAAAAGTTACCTGGCTCTGGAATCAGAAGTATCTACATCATCAACTATAAAAGGACAGGAAAAATCACAATCATCCAAGTCATCCTGAAAAGACAATCTGCTGCTAGAACTTCTAGAAAATCCAACACGTGGTGAATCACTTGAAGATAGCACACCTGAGAACCGCCCTGAATCGTCTCTAGCATCTGTAGACAACTGAAAAAGAAGCACACAAGCAAAAGTTAGCAGCTGGCTGAAAGAGGGTTCAGTCAgatactattttttaaataaaaatattaaccaGAAATTGCATGTATTTAGTAAGAAATAGAAACTGCCCACCTTTTGTCCAGGATTAGTAGTCCCAGTATCTGGCTCTGGAGCCCTCAGCAAATCCATTTTCCTTGATGTCCTAATTCCAGAAGGGGATTCATGGGATGTTCTAGGTGACATGGGTGGGAGATAATGCCTGTTTGGATCAGACAAATTAGGAGATAGGTGTCTGGAAGTTCTGCCTATCAATGGATGAGGGATGGGAACGGGACCAGTTTCTGGACGCAAACGAGCCTGCACGAGATTTGCACCTGAGAGATATGAGGGTGAAGAAGGAGATGGGGATGGAGATGGAGATGGTGAAAATGGAGGGGAAAGCAGGTCATCACCAAAACTAGTTACTTTCCTGTGACCGGGAAATTTGTAGTTAGGTGGAACCTTCTGTTCATATACATCGCTGACTGAACTTGAAAGTTCATATGGTGCATGGTATAAAGGTGGAGATCCTACATATGGCTGAGGTAAAGAAGGTGCCCTGAAGAGACCACTTGTCCAACTCTGCGGGCGCTGAGGTGCTGAAGAAGATGACTGTGTCCTTCTCAATGGAAATGAAGTATGATGAACACCCTTATCCATTGAAATTAAAGGGAATGACCTCATAGGATCAGTGAGCGGACTACCAACATAATCTGTAATGATCTCAGGAGGAAAGGATGCAGAAGTGTCCAGGTTGAAGTCCATCAGATTTTCACGATATGTCACAGATAAAGAAAGCCGGCCTTGCTGGGCATCAACTGAAGTAAAAGTATATTGCTTCATCATCTCCTCCTCTGCCCTTGAGAATGGTTCAATAAATGAAGATACcttaaaattaatatcaaaagaACAGCTCTGACTCGACAAAGACAGTTTCCTGAAGGCCTTGAATGCAGGCAGGAGCCTCATCATTGAATAAAGGGAACGGAGGAGTATGATAGACTTCTTGTATGTTTTCTTGAAAGAGGAATCACCCATGTGAGGAACCATCGACCTCCTATTCTCACATTGCACCACCCACCTCTCTATAACGGTTTCAGTATATGTCCCTGCAAATGTTGTGCCTGAATTGTGCTTAGATAAAGTACTAGGCTTATCTTGAACGAGTATTATATCTATTATTATTGGTTCCATCAAATTTCTGTGCAACAAATTCAAGTTATCAAGAACAACAGGACGATCTCCCAACACCAAATTGAACCACTTGTCACTCTTCTTCACTTCTCCAATCTCACCATAAGGTCGTATCGAAGGAACCCTTGAGTCCAAAATAATATGCAAGCTTTTCAGAAGAAATTGAGCAAGTATTTGCTCAAATCTTCCATGTTCACCCTGTGGGTTACTCTGAAAATCCATTTCTGTCTTTCAAACAGATGCCACCACTATCATTCGTCCTCAACCATGTACAACTTGGTCCTGTACATTATAACTTCCAAATAATCCATACACAAAACAGAAACAGATAACCAACTGGCGATTTGATCCTTCATCTAGGTACTATAAAAGTGCATATACAcctgaaaaatatattaaaaaatcaaataaaatctatGTACAACTCCCCCAAACAAATCCAACCGTGACCCAAACAGGTACGTAGCCAGGTAGGACAGAGGGGTTCATAGCAAAAAATTAGACTATtttatacataatcaaaataatagATGTTAAACCCCCCTTCCACTTTTTCATGTGCTCACTTCCGCAACTGAACCCatagtagttgttgatgatgttcacACATGTAAAAAC
The Capsicum annuum cultivar UCD-10X-F1 chromosome 6, UCD10Xv1.1, whole genome shotgun sequence DNA segment above includes these coding regions:
- the LOC107875781 gene encoding autophagy-related protein 13a, which produces MDFQSNPQGEHGRFEQILAQFLLKSLHIILDSRVPSIRPYGEIGEVKKSDKWFNLVLGDRPVVLDNLNLLHRNLMEPIIIDIILVQDKPSTLSKHNSGTTFAGTYTETVIERWVVQCENRRSMVPHMGDSSFKKTYKKSIILLRSLYSMMRLLPAFKAFRKLSLSSQSCSFDINFKVSSFIEPFSRAEEEMMKQYTFTSVDAQQGRLSLSVTYRENLMDFNLDTSASFPPEIITDYVGSPLTDPMRSFPLISMDKGVHHTSFPLRRTQSSSSAPQRPQSWTSGLFRAPSLPQPYVGSPPLYHAPYELSSSVSDVYEQKVPPNYKFPGHRKVTSFGDDLLSPPFSPSPSPSPSPSSPSYLSGANLVQARLRPETGPVPIPHPLIGRTSRHLSPNLSDPNRHYLPPMSPRTSHESPSGIRTSRKMDLLRAPEPDTGTTNPGQKLSTDARDDSGRFSGVLSSSDSPRVGFSRSSSSRLSFQDDLDDCDFSCPFIVDDVDTSDSRARETLESRKGSEAPSQVSATTKKSQDAAVGALVYMLRTAPPLRQDSTCYTTHPVKPEIEGEAGTASQSYVPRKASDALEELKAYTQLKDTLLPKSTTHSSSEGET